Part of the Mytilus edulis chromosome 9, xbMytEdul2.2, whole genome shotgun sequence genome, tttgtacatgtatcatatgtTTAATAGTATATTTACTTTATATACACTCACCCAAATTAATTTTTGGGACTGTCAAACTGTGTACATTTTCTGGCTTTGCATACTTTTTGGTTAGCTCATCAACTTTGTTTTGCTTGGCCTTTTTTCTCAAGCCATCATTGACAACAGATGCCAGTTCATCATTTATCTTTGGACCAGCTTTCTCTTCAGTTACCATGAAGCCCTTCATATCTTCAATGACAGACATAGTGTCATTGTTTTTATTAGAAGTACTATTACTGTTAATGTTAGTATGTATTTCTTGTTGATCAAGTTCATTGTCAGAATTATTTGAGCTTTCTGATTCACTTTCACTTGAGACATCAGATAAAGGGCTTGCTTCCCtttgattttgtttgttgttttgtgaTTGGCAAAGTTCTTGAAGTTCTTTCATGTAACTTTGTGTCAAAGACTCAGATTGTACTCGTGATCCATGTCCGTGGCCACTTTCAGTTTCATATCTTTGTTTTTTAGAACTTGATGGGCTTGCGTCATCACTGGCAGATACAGTACATGTTGTACCTCGTTTGCCACATTTGTTTTTCTTAACTGGCGTGTTAGAATCAGTTCTTTCATTGTTCAACAAtgcttgtgttatcatttgaGTTTGTAGCAGTAACTGATACAGATCCGGTTGTTTGTCAACATCCGGTGTTTGGTTGATTGACACATGTGACAATGGAGCTCCGCCCCCTACGCACAAATTGTCTACATTTTCAAGTCTAGCTTCAAACACAAGTTCATTATTAGAAGCGTTATCAATATTGCAGTGTTGTTGATTAACTTCATGAAAATGAAGAAATCTACTGTCATTCGAAGAATGTCTTTCCATTTTGGAATGTTCTTCCTTTTCATCCGCCATTACGGTCGGATATTTGGACAGTCACACTGTGGTCACAAGAACGACCTCGACCGCAGTCGTCAGTCTTATAATGTTCAAGGACCTATAACAGCAAACGTTGCTGATATCACTGTTCATCCATTGAACATAATAATAAATCCAATTACTAAGAATAGAATCAAAACTTTCAATAATAAGTTTCTAAAATTTTCCACGTGTTAACCTCTTAAAATCTGCTAACGCAGTAACCTCTATCTGCGCATGCGCTTCTCATGGGAACTCTTAATGACAAATCAGTTAAAACTTAAATGCTATATCACTATGCATACCGAGTAAAGTCAGTCTCaaattaataaaatgttatttgtattttaaaatacttCTATGGATCGAATCAACGAggacaaatgtattttcaataataaatttaaaaaaaatatcttacacCAATTTATTGAAGAATTGAAATTATTCACCAACGTCCATTTTTGATTGATAGAAGGacaaaataatctttaaaatacTTTTTCCCCTTGCTTCAAAGTTACAGCactacatttaaacaattttaacaattacATATACTGTGATGGTGGCAATAGAATGAGAATCAATCTATCATTTCCCAAGAGGTCAAACATATGAACGATTTCAAATCATAAGTACcatgtacatgatatatttaATGTTTCAGAAATATTAGCTAGCCAGTCTGGAGTAGAAGACTTACAagcaactttacaaaaattaAGACAGGACCAGTTGGGTAAGCATTTGTTATCATATCTTTTGAGATTATTTTAGGTTTAAAATGTCCAGTTGGACCTTAATATCCAGGCCCATTCAGttactgtttgtttgtttataaattttttggtacttttcagTAGTTAATGAAGTTTGGGTAAAATATATATGGCATTTCTTGAAACGATATATTTCTTTCATTGTCTATATAAAACTTGCCTTGAAGCTGAAATAAAGATACAGATACCAGTATTGTGtgtattattgatttaaaaaaaaaaaaaaaagtaacacaattttttttttaaatcaagataagtatataaaactttttttgttttcagatgCTGTTTTGAGATTTTGTGGTCAGTGGAATACAAACAGTA contains:
- the LOC139489639 gene encoding uncharacterized protein, with the protein product MADEKEEHSKMERHSSNDSRFLHFHEVNQQHCNIDNASNNELVFEARLENVDNLCVGGGAPLSHVSINQTPDVDKQPDLYQLLLQTQMITQALLNNERTDSNTPVKKNKCGKRGTTCTVSASDDASPSSSKKQRYETESGHGHGSRVQSESLTQSYMKELQELCQSQNNKQNQREASPLSDVSSESESESSNNSDNELDQQEIHTNINSNSTSNKNNDTMSVIEDMKGFMVTEEKAGPKINDELASVVNDGLRKKAKQNKVDELTKKYAKPENVHSLTVPKINLGIWSQMSISNRMNDVKLQKNQNLLGKAACPMLYLMDMFLGKSQTNDGLTTEEVHSATQLCKDAYQMTQVTYADITFRRRALIQAEIQPKYKALCKDDVPVTDFLFGNDIKDKVKEMDAEYTVGKKLGKTNFNVGKKSHDDKKTFKKPYVHVPKRHFDKPSNKKDFLGKPTYKKKKFKKKFQEQDKKF